The following are encoded together in the Kribbella voronezhensis genome:
- a CDS encoding PLP-dependent cysteine synthase family protein, whose translation MSEVNGVSKPLPCREFDRRDDKDRAWVSEAIRIVDADANRSADTHLHVFPMPDITGVDLYLKDESVHPTGSLKHRLARSLFLYALCNGWIREGTTVIEASSGSTAVSEAYFARMLGLPFIAVMPASTSQEKIDLIEFYGGTCHMVERSGQIYGEAKRLAEETGGHYMDQFTYAERATDWRGNNNIAESIFGQLSLEHHPVPTWIVVGAGTGGTSATIGRYIRYQRHDTSVAVVDPENSAFFPAFESGDGDFATGRPSRIEGIGRPRVEPSFVLGVVDRMIAVPDAASIAAMRFCSKVMGRLVGGSTGTNLWGSLRLAAEMRRTGVRGSIVTLLCDGGERYSDTYYDDEWLKRNGIDLAPYAETLEGFRATGRWREPVR comes from the coding sequence ATGAGTGAGGTCAACGGGGTCAGCAAGCCGCTACCGTGCCGGGAGTTCGACCGGCGCGACGACAAGGATCGGGCCTGGGTGTCCGAGGCGATCCGGATCGTCGACGCGGACGCCAATCGCAGCGCGGACACGCATCTGCACGTGTTCCCGATGCCCGACATCACCGGCGTCGACCTGTACCTCAAGGACGAGTCGGTGCACCCGACCGGCTCGCTCAAGCACCGGCTGGCCAGGTCCCTGTTCCTGTACGCGCTGTGCAACGGCTGGATCCGCGAGGGCACCACCGTGATCGAGGCGTCCAGCGGCTCGACCGCGGTCAGCGAGGCGTACTTCGCCCGCATGCTCGGCCTGCCCTTCATCGCGGTGATGCCGGCCTCGACCAGCCAGGAGAAGATCGACCTGATCGAGTTCTACGGCGGCACCTGCCACATGGTCGAGCGGTCCGGGCAGATCTACGGCGAGGCCAAGCGGCTGGCCGAGGAGACCGGCGGCCATTACATGGACCAGTTCACGTACGCCGAGCGCGCCACCGACTGGCGCGGCAACAACAACATCGCCGAGTCGATCTTCGGCCAGCTCTCCCTCGAGCACCACCCGGTCCCGACCTGGATCGTGGTCGGCGCCGGGACCGGCGGCACCTCGGCCACCATCGGGCGGTACATCCGCTACCAGCGGCACGACACCTCGGTGGCCGTGGTCGACCCGGAGAACTCGGCCTTCTTCCCGGCCTTCGAGTCCGGGGACGGCGACTTCGCGACCGGTCGGCCGTCGCGGATCGAGGGCATCGGCCGGCCGCGGGTGGAGCCGTCGTTCGTGCTCGGCGTGGTCGACCGGATGATCGCCGTACCGGATGCCGCCTCGATCGCGGCGATGCGGTTCTGCTCGAAGGTGATGGGCCGGCTGGTCGGCGGATCGACCGGGACCAACCTGTGGGGGTCGCTGCGGTTGGCGGCGGAGATGCGGCGTACCGGCGTACGCGGCAGCATCGTCACGCTGCTCTGCGACGGCGGTGAGCGCTACAGCGACACGTACTACGACGACGAGTGGCTCAAGCGCAACGGCATCGACCTCGCGCCGTACGCCGAGACGCTGGAAGGCTTCCGCGCCACCGGTCGCTGGCGCGAGCCGGTCCGCTAG
- a CDS encoding 1,4-dihydroxy-2-naphthoate polyprenyltransferase, which translates to MATLAQWIEGARPRTLPAAIAPVLVGTGAAAYLDGFVWWKALLALGVGLALQIGVNYANDYSDGIRGTDENRVGPLRLVGSKVASPKQVKTAAFICFGVGAVLGIVLCATSSWWLLIAGAASLVGAWFYTGGKKPYGYRALGEVSVFLFFGLVAVLGTTYVQAGKLSWTAAAGAVAIGAIACALLVANNLRDIPTDTVTGKRTLAVVLGAARSRRLYAGLVMLAFVLAAVSALATPWTLLALIALPLAFRAIKVVVSDAVGPALIPVLKDTGLTELLYAIGLAVGLALGS; encoded by the coding sequence ATGGCCACCCTTGCCCAGTGGATCGAAGGCGCTCGCCCGCGCACACTGCCTGCCGCCATCGCCCCGGTGCTCGTCGGTACGGGCGCTGCCGCCTACCTCGACGGCTTCGTCTGGTGGAAGGCGCTGCTGGCCCTCGGAGTCGGCCTGGCGCTGCAGATCGGCGTCAACTACGCCAACGACTACTCGGACGGCATCCGCGGTACGGACGAGAACCGGGTCGGGCCGCTCCGCCTGGTGGGCTCCAAGGTCGCCAGTCCCAAGCAGGTGAAGACAGCGGCCTTCATCTGCTTCGGTGTCGGCGCAGTGCTCGGCATCGTGCTCTGCGCGACCTCCAGCTGGTGGCTGCTGATCGCTGGAGCCGCTTCGCTGGTCGGTGCGTGGTTTTACACGGGCGGCAAGAAGCCGTACGGGTACCGCGCACTAGGTGAAGTCAGCGTCTTCCTGTTCTTCGGGCTGGTCGCAGTACTCGGTACTACGTACGTGCAGGCCGGCAAGCTCAGCTGGACCGCTGCAGCGGGTGCCGTCGCCATCGGCGCGATCGCCTGCGCGCTACTGGTCGCCAACAACCTTCGCGACATCCCGACCGACACAGTGACCGGCAAGCGCACGCTGGCCGTAGTACTGGGTGCTGCGCGGTCTCGGAGGCTCTATGCAGGACTCGTCATGCTCGCGTTCGTACTGGCTGCAGTCTCCGCGCTGGCAACGCCCTGGACGCTCCTGGCACTCATCGCTCTGCCACTGGCCTTCCGGGCGATCAAGGTGGTCGTCAGCGACGCCGTCGGCCCAGCACTGATCCCCGTACTGAAGGACACCGGCCTGACCGAGCTCCTCTACGCCATCGGCCTCGCAGTGGGACTGGCGCTCGGCAGCTAG